A region of the Deferribacterota bacterium genome:
CAGGTATAGCAGAAGAATTGGGTTTTATAGGCTCTGTGTTTATATTAATGTTATTCGTTATTTTGTTTATATTTTGCGTAGACTCTACTCTTAAACAAAAAGATAATTTTAGATTTCTTTTAACATTTGGCTGTACTTTAGTGATTGTATTGCCTGCTTTATTTCATATTTTAGCTGTTTTGGGTTTAGTGCCCACTAAAGGTTTAACATTGACATTTGTGAGCTATGGTGGTTCTTCTCTTATAATGAATATGTTTATAATAGGTGTTATTTTAAGGGGGTTGAAGGAGAATAGATGCGTATGATATTTGCAGGTGGCGGTACTGCTGGGCATATTGTTCCAGCAACAATTATTGCAGAAACATTGAGAAAAAAAGGTGTGGATATATTATTTCTAGTATCAAATAGGGGGATTGAACGAAAACTTCTGCAAGATAAGGGTTTTGAGTTTTATGAACAAAATATTAAGCCCTATAAAAATACAACTTTAGTTAATAGAGCACTCTCTTTTTTCACTATAATATCATCATTATTTAAGGTATTTTTTATACTTAAGAAAAGCAATAAGGTCTTATTATTAGGTGGATATGCTTCTTTTCCGGCTGGAGTAGTTTCTATAATCAAAGGATGTGAACTATATATTTATGAGCAAAATTCAGTTATGGGTTTGACAAATAGATTATTTGCTCCCTTTGCTAAGAAAGTTTTTACATCTTTTAAGGAAACAGAGAAGGCAAAAGGCAATGTTGTTTATGTGGGCTATCCTATTCGTGAGGAATTTAAATTGATAAAATTGAAAGATAGAATATCTAGAAATATACTAGTTTTAGGTGGAAGCCAGGGAAGCAGATTTATCAATAAGTTAATTGTCTCTAATGCACTAATACTTTTAGAAAAGGGATATTATATTACTCATCAAACTGGAGAGGCTTTATATAGTGAGACAATGGAGCTTTATAGAAAAGAGAATCTACAAAATATAAAAGCTTTAAATGTTATACCTTTTTACAATAATATGGTGTCTCTGTATAACTGGGCTGATATTGTTATTGCAAGAGCTGGTGCAGGTAGTGTATTTGAGACAATTGCCTCAAAAAGACCTGCAATATTTATTCCCTTAGAGATTGCAGCAAATAACCATCAGTATAAAAATGCTCTTTATGCAGAAAAATTTGGAGCATTCTATATATTGAATGCAAAGATGCTAACTCAGAGACCCTCATAAATCTTTTGGATTATATATGCGAAAACTATCAAAAAGAAATAAAGCCAAAACTTGAGAAAATAGAGTACTTAGATCCTGCAGAAAAAATTACAAAGGAGATAATTAATGCTTAGGAAGTTTTGTAAGTTTAATAATATACATTTTGTTGGTATTGGCGGCATAGGGATGAGTGGTATTGCTGAGATTTTATTTAATATGGGATTTAATGTAACTGGCTCAGATATAAAAGATAGTTTAAATACAGAATATTTAAGAAGAAAGGGGGTAAAGATAGCAATAGGTCATAGAAAAGAGAATGTTATAGGCTCAGATCTTGTTGTTTATTCTACTGCTATTAGGGAGAATAACCCAGAGTTATTATTTGCTAGAGATAATTTAATACCAGCTATTAAAAGAGGTGAAATGTTAGCGGAGTTAATGAGGTTGAAATATTCAATTACAGTATCAGGTAGTCATGGTAAGACCACCACTACCTCATTGATAGCTGAGATATTTAGTTATAATAATTTAGATCCAACTGTTATTATTGGTGGTAGATTAGCTAGAAATAAAACTAATGCTTCCTATGGTACTTCTTCTATTATGATATCTGAAGCTGATGAGAGTGATAGATCGTTTTTACTTCTTTATCCAACAATAACAATCAATACAAATATTGATAGCGAACACTTCGAGACCTATAAAGATATTGATGAAATAAAAAAAGCTTTCATAGAGTTTAATAATAAAGTTCCCTTCTATGGTTATAATGT
Encoded here:
- a CDS encoding UDP-N-acetylglucosamine--N-acetylmuramyl-(pentapeptide) pyrophosphoryl-undecaprenol N-acetylglucosamine transferase; this translates as MRMIFAGGGTAGHIVPATIIAETLRKKGVDILFLVSNRGIERKLLQDKGFEFYEQNIKPYKNTTLVNRALSFFTIISSLFKVFFILKKSNKVLLLGGYASFPAGVVSIIKGCELYIYEQNSVMGLTNRLFAPFAKKVFTSFKETEKAKGNVVYVGYPIREEFKLIKLKDRISRNILVLGGSQGSRFINKLIVSNALILLEKGYYITHQTGEALYSETMELYRKENLQNIKALNVIPFYNNMVSLYNWADIVIARAGAGSVFETIASKRPAIFIPLEIAANNHQYKNALYAEKFGAFYILNAKMLTQRPS